One genomic region from Salvia hispanica cultivar TCC Black 2014 chromosome 2, UniMelb_Shisp_WGS_1.0, whole genome shotgun sequence encodes:
- the LOC125204301 gene encoding auxin-responsive protein SAUR32-like yields MGSGGHHLINFHLHHGGRRGIPKGCVAITVGQGAELQRFVIPVIYINHPLFTELLKEAEEEYGFDQKGPINIPCHVEEFRQIQGLIDQDATSHHQIHHHHQFLCFRA; encoded by the coding sequence ATGGGAAGCGGCGGCCACCACCTGATCAATTTCCATCTCCACCACGGCGGGCGGCGGGGAATCCCCAAGGGATGCGTCGCGATTACGGTGGGCCAGGGCGCCGAGCTGCAGCGCTTCGTGATTCCGGTCATCTACATCAACCACCCGCTCTTCACGGAGCTGCTCAaggaggcggaggaggagtACGGCTTCGATCAGAAAGGTCCGATCAATATCCCCTGCCACGTCGAAGAGTTTCGTCAGATTCAAGGCTTGATTGATCAGGATGCGACGTCGCACCACCAAATCCATCATCACCACCAGTTCCTGTGTTTCAGAGCTTGA